The following coding sequences are from one Humulus lupulus chromosome X, drHumLupu1.1, whole genome shotgun sequence window:
- the LOC133805480 gene encoding uncharacterized protein LOC133805480: MQNYRALNKYNHNLSRGGYVRIEEMLMEQSGKSLTELDRADLWSMGRRNAKGELIGEASEIQKNIDHYRQLQAEGKWAPDGPDDVLTRALGTPEPRGRVRAGGHGVSRSVYWNTPTPTSTKNKSKASSSNDDIRKEFEERFRKQEEEHRQQAQRLEERLQQQDELLRKLLAQQSGSGSNVGVPPAPSSYYVPDPPVPPAQASYYTPDPVVPQAEHHIVALQPLLQEGRACQLAIGSVSNIVASGTLIEREAGNNFQVMITSVLKSARGGCPEVRWMSILIYVATTILKRSVGKNSSATYEGSDLLCQSGLKCKGDDSNLGWEDGLADLVDGWSSLTNNDQEDLRNASTKMTMKIAI; encoded by the exons atgcaaaattatcgagcactgaataaatacaatcacaacctctctagaggaggctatgtgcgtattgaagagatgttaatggaacaaagtgggaaaagtctgactgaacttgatagggcagatttatggagcatgggtcgtcggaatgcaaaaggagagctaattggagaggcctctgagattcaaaaaaatatt gatcattaccggcaactccaagctgagggtaaatgggcacctgatggccctgatgatgtgctgacgagggcgttgggcactcctgagcctcgaggacgtgttagggctggaggacacggtgtgtcccgctcagtatattggaatactccaacacctacctcaacgaaaaataaatcaaaagcctcttcttcgaatgacgacattagaaaggaatttgaagaaagatttcgaaaacaagaagaagagcatcgtcaacaagcacaacgcctagaagagcgccttcaacaacaagatgagctcttgagaaaattattggcccaacagagcgggtcaggatctaacgttggagtcccaccagcgccatcatcatactatgtgcccgacccaccagtgccaccagcgcaggcgtcctactatactccggacccagtagtgcctcaagcagaacaccacattgttgcactacaaccgcttttgcaagag ggccgagcatgccaattagcaattggttcggtttcaaacattgttgcatcaggtacactcattgaaagagaggcaggcaacaacttccaagttatgattacgagtgttcttaa ATCGGCTAGAGGTGGATGTCCAGAGGTGAGATGGATGAGTATTCTTATTTATGTCGCTACGACTATACTAAAGAGATCTGTGGGCAAGAACTCTTCAGCAACCTATGAAGGAAGTGACTTGCTATGTCAATCTGGGCTGAAATGCAAGGGTGATGACTCTAATCTAGGTTGGGAAGATGGCTTGGCAGATTTGGTCGATGGTTGGAGCTCCTTAACAAACAACGACCAGGAGGATCTGAGGAATGCTTCCACAAAGATGACGATGAAGATTGCGATCTAA
- the LOC133803632 gene encoding tryptophan aminotransferase-related protein 4-like produces MLGHNNNNNNKREKELLIRDHMENNNKATKNLPILFLLVCSLTLNVLFMFKRVRVVFDDEKSSGDELSWSRRAAREAERVAAISCSGHGRAYIDSSLVVEEEEGPVCECNSCYWGFHCENFLPSCPANAQSGDPLFLEPFWMENAGSSAMLVAGWHRMSYTFNQSGFMSKQLEARIRQMHAIVGNAVTEGKYIIFGTGSAQLINAAVHALSPHNNSSNSPSIVVPIIPYYPLYKLQTEYFQEVNYKFEDDSTLWMNKMNNYSNDNNTNTINLIEIVTSPNNPDGQLNRARLQHPMAKAIYDRVYYWPHFTAISTPVDDDIMLFSLSKLTGHAGSRFGWAVVKDETVFTRMSKHLSVNTMGASHESQLRALHLMEVIIEGKEGETVFDFGYKTMRNRWEKLNEIISVSKRFSLQKLESQYCNFFHKIRAPSPAYAWLKCLRKEEEKDCSAVLTAANINGRSGSTYGDEDKYVRLSLVRTQDDFDNLLSRLKILISEEDSAKSI; encoded by the exons ATGTTGggccataataataataataataacaagagagagaaagagcttttGATAAGAGATCATATGGAAAATAATAATAAGGCTACAAAGAACTTACCAATATTGTTTTTATTGGTATGTTCTTTAACTctaaatgttttgtttatgtttaagAGAGTGAGAGTAGTTTTTGATGATGAAAAAAGTAGTGGTGATGAGCTGAGTTGGAGTAGAAGGGCGGCAAGGGAAGCTGAGAGAGTGGCAGCCATCTCATGCTCCGGCCATGGAAGAGCTTACATCGATAGCAGCTTGGtcgttgaagaagaagaaggaccTGTTTGTGAGTGCAATTCTTGCTATTGGGGCTTTCACTGTGAAAACTTCCTTCCTTCTTGTCCTGCAAATGCCCaaag CGGAGATCCATTATTCTTGGAGCCATTTTGGATGGAAAATGCAGGCAGCAGTGCAATGTTGGTGGCTGGTTGGCACAGAATGAGTTACACCTTCAACCAATCAGGTTTCATGTCCAAACAGCTTGAGGCTCGAATTCGCCAAATGCATGCCATTGTTGGAAATGCAGTGACTGAGGGAAAATACATTATTTTTGGAACTGGCTCAGCACAGCTTATCAATGCTGCTGTTCATGCCCTTTCACCTCATAATAATTCTTCTAATTCTCCTTCTATAGTTGTACCTATAATCCCTTATTACCCG CTTTACAAATTGCAAACAGAGTATTTTCAAGAGGTCAATTACAAATTTGAAGATGATTCAACTTTGTGGATGAACAAGATGAACAACTACTCTAATGATAACAATACTAATACTATCAATCTAATTGAAATAGTAACCTCACCAAACAATCCTGATGGGCAACTCAATCGTGCTCGTCTTCAACACCCAATGGCCAAAGCTATTTACGATCGAGTCTATTATTGGCCACATTTCACTGCAATTTCTACTCCAGTTGATGATGATATTATGCTCTTTTCACTTTCCAAGCTGACTGGCCATGCAGGCAGTAGATTTGG ATGGGCAGTGGTGAAGGATGAGACTGTGTTCACAAGAATGAGTAAACACTTGAGTGTGAACACCATGGGAGCTTCACATGAGTCTCAGTTACGAGCTCTACATCTTATGGAAGTAATTATTGAAGGGAAAGAAGGGGAGACAGTATTTGATTTTGGATATAAAACAATGAGAAATCGTTGGGAAAAATTGAACGAGATCATATCTGTCTCTAAACGCTTTTCCCTTCAGAAATTAGAATCTCAATACTGTAATTTCTTCCACAAAATTAGAGCACCTTCACCAG CTTATGCATGGTTGAAGTGcctaagaaaagaagaagaaaaagactgCTCTGCAGTTCTCACTGCAGCAAATATAAATGGCCGCAGTGGAAGCACTTATGGCGATGAAGACAAGTATGTACGACTTAGCCTCGTACGGACCCAGGATGACTTTGATAATCTACTCAGCCGACTCAAGATTTTAATCTCAGAAGAAGACAGTGCCAAATCTATTTGA
- the LOC133805481 gene encoding tryptophan aminotransferase-related protein 3-like translates to MENATKSLLLILLLLLVCSLTLNVVFIFKRVFDDESELSWSIRAAKEAEGVATISCSGHGRAYIDSSLVVVDQEEGPVCECNSCYAGSHCQNFLPSCPADADRGDPLFLEPFWMKNAGSSAILVAGWHRMSYTFNHSSFMSKQLEARIRHLHAIVGNAVTEGKYIIFGSGSTQLINAAIHALSTHHNSSSPSKIVASIPFFPLYKQQTEFFQEVDYKFEDDASLWMNRMNNYSNDNNTNLIEIVTSPNNPDGQLNRARLQHPNAKAIYDRVYYWPHFTAISAPADDDIMLFSLSKLTGHACSRFGWAVVKDKTVFTKMDRYLSMNTMGVSQESQLRAIKLIKIVIEGKEGETLFDFGYKTLNHRWKILNEIISVSKRFSLQKIESQSCNFFNKIKRPSPAYAWLKCLRKEEKDCYAVLTAANIIGRTGSAYGAEDQYVRLSLIRTQDDFDQLVHHLKILISEEGSAKSI, encoded by the exons ATGGAAAATGCTACGAAAAGCTTACTATTAATATTGTTGTTGTTATTGGTATGTTCGTTAACTCTAAATGTGGTGTTTATATTTAAGAGAGTTTTTGATGATGAAAGTGAGCTGAGTTGGAGTATAAGAGCtgcaaaggaagctgaaggagtGGCAACCATCTCATGCTCTGGGCATGGAAGAGCCTACATTGATAGCAGCTTGGTTGTTGTTGATCAAGAAGAAGGACCTGTTTGTGAGTGCAATTCTTGCTATGCTGGCTCTCACTGTCAGAACTTTCTTCCTTCTTGCCCTGCTGATGCCGATCG TGGAGATCCATTATTCTTGGAGCCATTTTGGATGAAAAATGCAGGTAGCAGTGCAATCTTGGTGGCTGGTTGGCACCGAATGAGCTATACCTTCAACCATTCAAGTTTCATGTCCAAACAACTCGAAGCTCGCATTCGCCATTTGCATGCCATTGTTGGAAATGCAGTGACTGAGGGAAAGTACATCATTTTTGGCTCTGGCTCAACACAACTTATCAATGCTGCTATTCATGCTCTTTCAACTCATCATAATTCCTCTTCTCCTTCTAAAATTGTAGCTTCAATCCCTTTTTTCCCT CTTTACAAACAACAAACAGAGTTTTTCCAAGAGGTGGATTACAAGTTTGAAGATGATGCATCTTTGTGGATGAACAGGATGAACAACTACTCCAATGATAACAATACCAATCTAATTGAAATAGTCACCTCACCGAACAATCCTGATGGGCAACTCAATCGTGCTCGTCTTCAACACCCAAATGCCAAAGCCATATACGATCGAGTCTATTATTGGCCACATTTCACTGCAATTTCAGCTCCGGCTGATGATGATATCATGCTATTTTCACTTTCCAAGCTAACTGGTCATGCATGCAGTAGATTTGG ATGGGCAGTGGTAAAGGATAAGACTGTGTTCACAAAAATGGATAGATACTTATCTATGAATACCATGGGAGTTTCACAGGAGTCTCAGCTAAGAGCTATAAAGCTTATAAAGATAGTTATAGAAGGAAAAGAAGGGGAGACATTATTTGACTTTGGATATAAAACGTTGAACCATCGTTGGAAAATTTTGAATGAGATCATATCAGTCTCGAAACGATTTTCCCTCCAGAAAATAGAATCTCAATCATGTAACTTCTTCAACAAAATTAAGAGACCTTCACCAG CTTATGCGTGGTTGAAGTGTctgagaaaagaagaaaaagactGCTATGCAGTTCTCACAGCAGCAAATATAATTGGTCGTACAGGTAGCGCTTACGGCGCTGAAGATCAGTACGTACGACTTAGCCTCATAAGGACCCAAGATGATTTTGATCAACTAGTCCACCACTTGAAGATTTTAATATCAGAAGAAGGCAGTGCCAAATCTATTTGA
- the LOC133803502 gene encoding carboxypeptidase SOL1 isoform X1, which translates to MTHHMELNLSVSIFLSLSLCYFLHSAFARGGLQSHDSIFPPEFFGNTTYNGHARRLFEKNQSNKSVDVAEGYMTNSELEAAIKAFGKRCSNISRIYSIGKSVNGVPLWVIEISDKPGEEEAEPAFKYIGNVHGDEPVGRELLMLLANWICDNYLKDQLATLIVERTHLHILPSMNPDGYSLRQRGNANNVDLNRNFPDQFFSMNEDASAREPETRAIMEWSSQIHFTASASLHGGALVANYPWDGSQDKRQIYYACPDDETFRFLASVYSRFHHNMSLSNEFPGGITNGAFWYPIYGGMQDWNYIHGDCFELTLEISDNKWPPAHELATLWKYNKMSMLNLVVSLVQTGVHGRIFSSDSGRPLPGTITIEGVNHTVKTNRVFADYHRLLTPGGRYKVMATVPGYKSKTTNIWLEKSAMTVDFVLDPEVTPNGNLLRSACECNCGRLNRYEFESFFRGAHFEVYAILILVLGFLCFLFQRRIKYNLSKQRQLGPKRPVAL; encoded by the exons ATGACCCATCACATGGAGCTTAATCTATCTGTATCAATATTCCTTTCTCTCAGTTTATGCTATTTTCTTCACTCTGCTTTCGCCAGAGGCGGCCTTCAAAGCCATGACTCAATTTTTCCTCCTG AATTTTTTGGAAATACCACTTATAATGGCCATGCAAGGCGATTGTTTGAGAAAAACCAGTCTAATAAAAG TGTTGATGTAGCTGAAGGGTACATGACTAATTCTGAGCTTGAGGCTGCAATTAAGGCGTTTGGGAAAAGATGTAGCAACATTTCTAGAATTTACAG TATTGGGAAGAGTGTGAATGGGGTACCACTG TGGGTCATAGAAATTTCCGACAAGCCTGGGGAGGAAGAGGCTGAACCTGCATTTAAG TACATAGGAAATGTGCATGGAGATGAACCCGTAGGGCGTGAGCTGCTAATGTTACTTGCCAATTGGATTTGTGATAACTATTTGAAAGATCAGTTG GCTACTTTGATTGTAGAACGTACTCATCTTCATATACTTCCGTCAATGAATCCTGATGGATATTCCCTACGGCAGCGTGGCAATGCGAATAATGTTGATTTAAATCGAAACTTTCCAGATCAG TTTTTCTCTATGAATGAGGATGCATCTGCAAGAGAACCTGAAACAAGAGCAATAATGGAGTGGTCAAGCCAGATACATTTTACAGCTTCTGCCAGCTTGCACGGG GGTGCACTTGTTGCAAATTATCCATGGGATGGAAGTCAGGATAAAAG ACAAATCTATTATGCGTGTCCTGATGATGAAACATTTCGGTTCTTGGCGAGTGTGTACAGTCGCTTTCACCATAACATGTCCTTGAGTAATGAATTTCCTGGTGGAATCACAAATGGTGCATTTTG GTATCCTATTTATGGAGGTATGCAAGACTGGAACTACATACATGGGGATTGTTTTGAATTGACTCTAGAGATTAGTGACAACAAATGGCCTCCTGCTCACGAG CTTGCTACCCTTTGGAAATACAACAAAATGAGTATGCTCAATCTTGTTGTGAGCCTCGTACAG ACAGGAGTGCATGGAAGGATTTTTTCATCAGATAGTGGGAGGCCATTACCTGGTACTATTACCATTGAGGGAGTAAATCACACG GTTAAAACAAATAGAGTATTTGCTGATTACCATCGATTGCTTACCCCTGGTGGGAGGTACAAAG TTATGGCCACTGTGCCTGGGTACAAATCAAAGACAACAAATATTTGGTTGGAAAAATCTGCCATGACAGTTGATTTTGTTCTGGATCCAGAAGTTACCCCCAACGGGAATCTTCTTCGTAGTGCATGTGAATGCAACTGTGGTAGGTTGAACAGGTATGAATTTGAGAGCTTTTTTCGAGGTGCCCACTTTGAAGTGTACGCCATTTTGATTCTAGTGTTAGGATTCCTTTGCTTCTTGTTTCAAAGGAGAATTAAATACAACCTTTCAAAACAGAGACAGTTAGGGCCAAAAAGGCCTGTTGCCCTCTGA
- the LOC133803502 gene encoding carboxypeptidase SOL1 isoform X2: MDNQYWEECEWGTTGNRFTEWVIEISDKPGEEEAEPAFKYIGNVHGDEPVGRELLMLLANWICDNYLKDQLATLIVERTHLHILPSMNPDGYSLRQRGNANNVDLNRNFPDQFFSMNEDASAREPETRAIMEWSSQIHFTASASLHGGALVANYPWDGSQDKRQIYYACPDDETFRFLASVYSRFHHNMSLSNEFPGGITNGAFWYPIYGGMQDWNYIHGDCFELTLEISDNKWPPAHELATLWKYNKMSMLNLVVSLVQTGVHGRIFSSDSGRPLPGTITIEGVNHTVKTNRVFADYHRLLTPGGRYKVMATVPGYKSKTTNIWLEKSAMTVDFVLDPEVTPNGNLLRSACECNCGRLNRYEFESFFRGAHFEVYAILILVLGFLCFLFQRRIKYNLSKQRQLGPKRPVAL; encoded by the exons ATGGATAATCAGTATTGGGAAGAGTGTGAATGGGGTACCACTGGTAATCGTTTCACTGAA TGGGTCATAGAAATTTCCGACAAGCCTGGGGAGGAAGAGGCTGAACCTGCATTTAAG TACATAGGAAATGTGCATGGAGATGAACCCGTAGGGCGTGAGCTGCTAATGTTACTTGCCAATTGGATTTGTGATAACTATTTGAAAGATCAGTTG GCTACTTTGATTGTAGAACGTACTCATCTTCATATACTTCCGTCAATGAATCCTGATGGATATTCCCTACGGCAGCGTGGCAATGCGAATAATGTTGATTTAAATCGAAACTTTCCAGATCAG TTTTTCTCTATGAATGAGGATGCATCTGCAAGAGAACCTGAAACAAGAGCAATAATGGAGTGGTCAAGCCAGATACATTTTACAGCTTCTGCCAGCTTGCACGGG GGTGCACTTGTTGCAAATTATCCATGGGATGGAAGTCAGGATAAAAG ACAAATCTATTATGCGTGTCCTGATGATGAAACATTTCGGTTCTTGGCGAGTGTGTACAGTCGCTTTCACCATAACATGTCCTTGAGTAATGAATTTCCTGGTGGAATCACAAATGGTGCATTTTG GTATCCTATTTATGGAGGTATGCAAGACTGGAACTACATACATGGGGATTGTTTTGAATTGACTCTAGAGATTAGTGACAACAAATGGCCTCCTGCTCACGAG CTTGCTACCCTTTGGAAATACAACAAAATGAGTATGCTCAATCTTGTTGTGAGCCTCGTACAG ACAGGAGTGCATGGAAGGATTTTTTCATCAGATAGTGGGAGGCCATTACCTGGTACTATTACCATTGAGGGAGTAAATCACACG GTTAAAACAAATAGAGTATTTGCTGATTACCATCGATTGCTTACCCCTGGTGGGAGGTACAAAG TTATGGCCACTGTGCCTGGGTACAAATCAAAGACAACAAATATTTGGTTGGAAAAATCTGCCATGACAGTTGATTTTGTTCTGGATCCAGAAGTTACCCCCAACGGGAATCTTCTTCGTAGTGCATGTGAATGCAACTGTGGTAGGTTGAACAGGTATGAATTTGAGAGCTTTTTTCGAGGTGCCCACTTTGAAGTGTACGCCATTTTGATTCTAGTGTTAGGATTCCTTTGCTTCTTGTTTCAAAGGAGAATTAAATACAACCTTTCAAAACAGAGACAGTTAGGGCCAAAAAGGCCTGTTGCCCTCTGA